In the Leptolyngbya sp. FACHB-261 genome, CCTACGCCAACGATGCCGAGCGTCCGTTGACGCCGGAAGGCCAGCGCAAAACTCGTGCCTGTGCTAAACGTCTAGCGACCTTAGGCACTTCCTTTCAACTAATCCTCACCAGTCCTCTAGTCCGAGCTAGGCAGACTGCTCAAATCTTGCAAGAGCAAGGGTTATCAACTCAGTTGCAAGACTTTGCTCTGTTGGCTCCAGGGGGCAGTTTCCCGGCTTGGCTGGAGTGGCTCCAGCAGTGGCAGGCCAATCAGGCCAGAAACTCACAGGTTGGGAATTTGGCGCTAGTGGGGCACAATCCGGACTTAAGCGACTGGGCAGAGACCCTGATCTGGGGTGAAGCAAGAGGCGTTTTCGTGCTTAAGAAAGCTGGGGTGATCAGCCTGGAGCTACCGGATTCTGGCTCTCCCGTCGGGCGCAGCCTACTTACGGCGCTGCTAACACCTAAGGTTTTGGTGTCCTGATCACTAAGGTCTGCCCCAGTCTCTGTAACAATTCCTGTAACAGAGTGGGGCAGTTTGCGAATGAAGGGACCGATTTTTGCTATCTGTGAATAACACTTACACTGGAGGCTCTCTGCCATGACAACCAGCAAAGGCCCGATCCAAACTGGCAAGAAACCCTATCCTTTCCGTACCTTCTGGGCTCTACTCCTACTCGCAGGCAATATCTTAGTCGCCCTAATCTACTTCAGAATTCTCAATATCTAGGTCTCGCTAGAGAGTAGAGTTACGGTCTAAATCAAGCTTGCTCAGGATCGATCTGTTTCCAGGTCAACCTTGAGCAAGCCTGAACTTTGTTTAGCTCGACAGTAACAGCACAATCAGCAAGAGGGCTACACCAAAAGCCAACAGAAATGGCAAACTATCCGCTGAGCCTGCAAGCGGATTGGTTGGTAACATTTGAAATCCGAACGCTAAAACGACAAGCAAGAGCAGTAGAGCAGGGTCAATTCCAAACAATGCACCAGCACCTCACGCTTGCGGAATGGTTTGACGTGCGTGCACCCTACGGTTTTGAATGCCCCTACCCTAGCTCGTTTACCCAGACCTAGCCAGTTAAAGAACTAGTTAAAGACAGCTGATCTATGGATTGCCAAAGCAGCTAGCCTGGGTTGGTGCTTTGACGCTTGGAGGCGTGTGTTTGCATCGACTAGAGGATTAATCTAACTGAAGGCTAGCCATTGCCCAAGCAAGATAGCTAGCACTCACAGCCGTTGCTGAGAGCGCCACAACCTCCGGTTCCGCGTAGGGATGCAGTGCTTTCAGCCGAGCTTCTAGCTGAGCATAGCGAGTGCGCAGCGTCTTAACCAAAATCAAGTGCTCGGTCGCAACTTCCAACTTGCCCTGCCAGCAATAGGTTGAGGTCATTGCTGGCAAGACTTGGACGCAGGCTGCTAGTTTTTCAGTTACCAGAGTTTCCGCCAGAGTCTGAGCTGTTTCAACCTCTGGAACTGTAGTCAGAACCACCAGCAGTTCCTCAAGAGGGAGTTTCAGACGGAGCCTCCTCCTCACTCGACGTAGTGGTGGCGCGTTGCTCGCGCTTCTTGCGGTCTGCTTTCAGGATGTCGTCCATGACTTGACGAGCTTGAGCAACCTTCTCTAAATTGGTCCGGTAAAGGTCGAGGTCTTTAGTGAGCTTGTCGTCTGGTAGCTTAAGGGCTCCGCTGACTTGGTTGATCATGCTCTTGCGCTGACCGTCGTCGGCCATAGCTTGCGAGTCTCCCTGTTGCAGCAGGGCAAATAAGCCAATCGCGAACAGACGGCTGTACCGGAATTTTGGGTTACCCGCCACCGATTGCAGTAAGTTTTGCAATTCGCTCAGCTCAGCCTCAGTGCTCTCGAGCCGGGTGAGCAGGGTCAGAGTTTCTGCCGAGCGTCGGTCTGCGAGTTCCAATAACCGGCTGGCATCCTGCCGCAGTTGATTGGGATCCAACTCTAGAGATTGGGTCAGCGCGTTGAAGATGGGTTCCCGTTCAGATTCAGGACGGTAGCCCTGCATGAACTGCTCAAAGGCAGTTACCATACCCAGAGCAAAGATCGGGTCGTAGCGAAAGTCAGTGTTGACGAGCAGCAAATGCAGCTCAACCGTTAGCTCTTCCACTACCCGGCGGTAGACGGAGTTGATTGGGCGAACGTACGCTTTACAGAAGGCTCGCTTGGTATCGGAAACCGTGCGGATGTTGTTCACGGGGGCAAGTTTGGAGTTCACGGGTTATATGCAGATTGTTCTATTGTCTAGCCTGCATGGATCAGCAGCAAGGACTTGGGGAGTAAATCCGCCCACTCTTCGCTTCTTTTGAGTCTCTAAAGTTCAAATTAAGTCAGCGTTCACCTAAATGGAATGCGAGGGAATACTGACCTCTAATGCCTTCCAAGCTCGGCCCTGCGTCCCTTTTTGCTGCCCTGAAATGCCTGTGAGCCCCACTATTTTGATTGTGGATGACCAACGAACTAGCCTCAGCACGCTGGAAGCTCTGCTGAGCCCCGAGGGTTACCAGCTATTTCCGGCGAGTAGTGGTGCAGCGGTGTTTGAGGTGCTAGAGCAAATGATCCCAGAGCTGATCCTGCTGGACGTGATGATGCCCGGCATGGATGGCTATGAGGTCTGTCAGCGGATTCGCACCGATAAACGCTGGCGAGACATCCCCGTGATCTTTATTACCGGCTTAGACGACTTTAAAGCCCGTCTTCAGGGGTTGGAGGTTGGGGCCGATGACTTTATCTCTAAGCCCTTTCAAGCAGTCGAGTTGCTGGCCAGAGTCCGCAATACGCTGAAGTTGAACCACTACCGCCGTCAGTTGGGCGAGCGCCAGAAATTTGAATGGGCGGTGATGAATTCCGACGACGGCTTCGTGCTGCTCGATGGAGACGGTCGCTTGCAGTTTGCGAACCCCACTGCCCGCCACTACCTAGACTTAGCTGGTGATGAGGCTTGGCAGGGCAAAGCGCTCTTCGATTGTTGCCAAGGGCGATTTCTGATTCGACCCGAGACCACTTGGCAGGAAATCTCAAACCAGGACAGTTTTATTCTGAGTCTGATTCGGCCAGAAACTTCCTTGAGCAAGGAACTGTGGCTACGGCTATCTGCTCAGAGGATGCAAGGTCCAGAGGTGGGCTGGCTACTTCACTGCCGAGATGTGACCGTGCAGCAGTTAGAGCGTCGGCAGCAGGCTGTGTTTGCGACGCTGATTCAGCACAAGATGCGAACGCCAATGAATGGCCTGCTTATGTCGCTGGCGATGCTGGGCTTGGATGGGCGAGATTTCACGCCAGAAGAAAGCGCCGAAATGGTCGCCATTATGAAGGAGCGGGCCACCTGCGTTCACCGCCAACTGGAGAATATTTTTTCCTACTTAGAGTTCACGGGTAGCTATCAAGGACCAGACCCGGCAACAGTTGCTGATATCAGTTTGATTGCTCGACAACTTTATAGCGAACTTTCAGTTGCAGAACTTCAACTTTCGGTGGCCGACGCTTTGACTGAGGCAAGACCAGAAGCTCCCCAGAAATTGGCTCTACGTCGCACCTCACTGGAAGTGATTCTGATGGAGCTGATGGAGAATTCAGTGAAATTTCACCCTCAGCATCAGCCCAGACTAGCCGTTGAGATCACCCCCGTCTCTGATAAACAGGTTCGCTTGAGCGTGAGTGATGACGGGCCGGGCATTCCTTCAGAGCTGCGTGCCCGTATTTGGGAGCCCTTTGT is a window encoding:
- the psb29 gene encoding photosystem II biogenesis protein Psp29; translated protein: MNSKLAPVNNIRTVSDTKRAFCKAYVRPINSVYRRVVEELTVELHLLLVNTDFRYDPIFALGMVTAFEQFMQGYRPESEREPIFNALTQSLELDPNQLRQDASRLLELADRRSAETLTLLTRLESTEAELSELQNLLQSVAGNPKFRYSRLFAIGLFALLQQGDSQAMADDGQRKSMINQVSGALKLPDDKLTKDLDLYRTNLEKVAQARQVMDDILKADRKKREQRATTTSSEEEAPSETPS
- the sixA gene encoding phosphohistidine phosphatase SixA is translated as MQLYLIRHGLAGEHGSYANDAERPLTPEGQRKTRACAKRLATLGTSFQLILTSPLVRARQTAQILQEQGLSTQLQDFALLAPGGSFPAWLEWLQQWQANQARNSQVGNLALVGHNPDLSDWAETLIWGEARGVFVLKKAGVISLELPDSGSPVGRSLLTALLTPKVLVS
- a CDS encoding response regulator, giving the protein MSPTILIVDDQRTSLSTLEALLSPEGYQLFPASSGAAVFEVLEQMIPELILLDVMMPGMDGYEVCQRIRTDKRWRDIPVIFITGLDDFKARLQGLEVGADDFISKPFQAVELLARVRNTLKLNHYRRQLGERQKFEWAVMNSDDGFVLLDGDGRLQFANPTARHYLDLAGDEAWQGKALFDCCQGRFLIRPETTWQEISNQDSFILSLIRPETSLSKELWLRLSAQRMQGPEVGWLLHCRDVTVQQLERRQQAVFATLIQHKMRTPMNGLLMSLAMLGLDGRDFTPEESAEMVAIMKERATCVHRQLENIFSYLEFTGSYQGPDPATVADISLIARQLYSELSVAELQLSVADALTEARPEAPQKLALRRTSLEVILMELMENSVKFHPQHQPRLAVEITPVSDKQVRLSVSDDGPGIPSELRARIWEPFVQVEKYFTGQVPGLGLGLATVAELVWAAGGNCRAQSGSPFSGQAGLTIVLDLPLQ
- the cutA gene encoding divalent-cation tolerance protein CutA, producing the protein MVLTTVPEVETAQTLAETLVTEKLAACVQVLPAMTSTYCWQGKLEVATEHLILVKTLRTRYAQLEARLKALHPYAEPEVVALSATAVSASYLAWAMASLQLD
- the psaX gene encoding photosystem I protein PsaX; its protein translation is MTTSKGPIQTGKKPYPFRTFWALLLLAGNILVALIYFRILNI